TGCCCACGGGCCAGCTGTAACTACGGTTACAGCCGCTGTAACCGTAGTTACAGCGCCAGCCGCCGGAACAGCCCCCGCGGGACGTGCCGGACCGCCGACATCACCACCCGCAGTACCCCCGGCACCCAGACCGTTTCCGAACGCCGTCGCAGGCCCAGTTCGACAGCCACAGCCACCGCTTCCGGAGTGGTCGCGAGGGGCCCTTCCGGTAGACCGGCCGTCATCCTCGACCGCACGAATCCGGGGCGTACGACCATGACGTGCACGCCGGTGCCGTGGAGGGCGTCGCCGAGGCCCTGGGTGAAGGCGTCGAGGCCGGCCTTGCTGGAGCCGTAGATGAAGTTGGCGCGGCGGGCCCGCTCGCCGGCGACGGAGGACAGCACGACCAGCGACCCATGGCCCTGGGTCTGCAACGCGCGCGCGGAGACCAGGCCGGCCGAGACAGCGCCCGTGTAGTTGGTCTGCGCGACGCGCACGGCTGCGACCGGCTCGCGTTCGTCGTGGGCCTGGTCGCCGAGGATCCCGAAGGCGAGCAGCACCATGTCGATGTCGCCCTCCGCGAAGACCTTGCCGAGCACCGCCTCGTGCGACTCGGGATCCAGCGCGTCGAAGGCGATGGTGTGGACCTCCGCGCCCAGGGCGCGCAGTTCCGTTGCGGCCGCGTCCAGGGCCGGGGAGGGGCGCCCCGCCAGCCACACCGCGCGGGTGCGGCGGACGACGAGGCGGCGGGCGGTGGCCAGCGCGATCTCGGACGTGCCGCCGAGGATGAGCAGGGACTGGGGGATACCGAAGGCGTCCTTCACGAAACAGCTCCTTGAGACGACCTGCCAGACGGCCTCTTACGGCCGGCTAGAGGGTGAGGCGGCGGGACAGGTCCGAGGTGAACACCCCTTGCGGGTCGAGTTCCGCGCGCAGCGCCCGGAAGTCGTCGAGGCGCGGGTACATCACGGCGAGCAGTTCCGGCCGCAACCGGGAGTCCTTGGCGAGGTAGACCCGCCCGCCGGCCGCGGCCACCTCCTCGTCCAGTTCGTCGAGGAGGGTGCCGAGTCCGGGCAGACCGGCCGGGATGTCCAGGGCCAGGGTCCAGCCGGGCACCGGGAAGGAGAGCCATCCCGGGTCGGCGTCCCCGAACTGCTTGAGGACGGCGAGGAAGGACGGACACCGGTGCGCGGAGACGCGCCGCACGATCCGGTGCAGGGTTTCCTCCTGGCCGTGTCCGACGACGAACTGGTACTGCACGAAGCCGCCGCGGCCGTAGATCCGGTTCCAGTGGGGCACGCCGTCCAGGGGATGGAAGAAGGCGGAGATCCGCTGGAGCCGGCCGGTCCGCGCGCGGGGCGCCTTCCGGTACCAGAACTCGTTGAACAGCCTCACGCTCGTGCTGTTGAGGAGCCCTTCGGGCACGAGGACGGGCGGTGCCGGGAAGCGCGGGGTCCGGAAGGCCAACGGGTCTCTACGCGCACGTGTGCCCGCACCGGGCGTCCCGGGCCCTGGCATCGCGCGCGTACCCGACAGCCCCTGACGCTCCAGCGCCTCCAGCGGCGCATGATCCCCTCGGGTCAGCACCGCGCGCCCCGTGGCCGCCCCGCGGGCCAGCAGGTCGATCCAGGCGACCGAGTAGCGGTAGTCGTGATCGGTCGCCGTCAGACGGGCCATCAGATCATCGAGGTCACGCGCGCGTTCCGTGTCGACCACCATCAAGGAGGTCTCGACCGGCTGGAGCTGGACCGTCGCGGTGAGGATCATCCCGGTCAGGCCCATGCCGCCGGTCGTCGCGTGGAACAGGGGCGTGCCCTTGCGCACGGTGTGGATCTCGCCGTCGGCGGTGAGGAGTTCGAAGGACAGCACATGGCGGGAGAAGGAGCCGGCCACGTGGTGGTTCTTGCCGTGGATGTCCGCGCCGATCGCCCCGCCGACGGTGACATAGCGGGTGCCGGGCGTCACCGGCACGAACCAGCCGAGCGGCAGCAGCACCTCCATGAGCCGGTGCAGGGAGACGCCCGCGTCGCAGAGCACGGTGCCGCCGTCTGCGTCGATCGCGTGGACGCGGTCCAGGCCGGTCATGTCGAACACGGCGCCGCCGGCGTTCTGTGCCGCGTCCCCGTACGCCCGCCCCAGGCCCCGTGGGATGCCGCCACGGGCCCCGCAGCCCCGGACGGCGGCCACGGCCTCCTCGTAGCTCCGTGGGCGGGTCAGACGGGCCGCGGTGGGGGCGGTGCGGCCCCATCCCGTGACGGGAAAGGTGTCGGCGGACATGACGGTGACCGTATCGCCGCTATGAGACCGATCCGCCTTGAAACATTCCTACTCTCCCCGAAATGGGTGATTAATGGGATGTCGCTCAATATTGCCGGAGTTCCGGTCGTGGTGACGTGAACAGTAAGTCCCCATGGACGGCATGGACCACCACATTCTCTCGACGCTGCGGGCCCACGGCGCCGACCCGCGCGTCGCCGGGGCCGCGCGGGCCCTGTCCTGGGCCGGTGAGCACGGCGCGCTGTGGCTCGCGGCGGGGCTGGCCGGGGCCGCCGTGGACGGCACGCGCCGGAGCGCCTGGTTGCGCGGTGCGGCGCTCACCGCGGGCGCGCATGTCGTCAGCATGGGAGTGAAGCGGGTGGTACGGCGTCCGCGCCCCGCGCATGTGGAGCCCTTGGTGCGCACGGCGGGCCGGTACTCCTTCCCCAGCTCGCACGCGACCTCCGCAGCGGCCGCCGCCGTCGCCTACGGCACGCTGGGCGCGTACCCCGTCCCGCCCCTCGCCGCCGCCATGTGCGTCTCCCGCCTGGTCGTCGGCGTGCACCACCCCTCGGACGTCCTGGCGGGCGCGGCCCTGGGAGTCCTCACGGCGCGCATCGGATCCCGCTGGATGACCGGTGGCATCCTCGACAACCGGGAGCGCGCGTGACGGAAACAGCGCCCCTTGCCAACAGCACGCGCCCTGCGGTCCTGGAACAGCGCACGCCCCCGCGCCGCCCCCCTGCACCCCGACCGCACACCCTGGCCGCCCTCCTCCGAGGCCTCCTGCGGACGGCCCGCCCCAAGCAGTGGGCCAAGAACGTCCTGGTCGCCGCAGCCCCCGCCGCCGCGGGCCGGCTCCTGGTCCCGCACGCCCTGACCCGGCTCGCCCTCGTCTTCGTCCTCTTCACCGCCTGCGCGGTCGCCGTCTACCTGATCAACGACGCACGGGACGCCGAGGCCGACCGCGCCCACCCCGTCAAGCGCCACCGCCCGGTCGCCGCCGGACAGGTCCCGGTCCCCGTGGCCTACGCCATCGGCGGCACCCTGGGCGTCCTCGCGCCGCTCCTCGCGGCCCGGCTGACCTCACCCGCGGTGGCGGCGCTCCTGGCGGCGTACGTCGGCATGCAACTGGCGTACTGCCTCAGTCTCAAGCACGTCCTCGTCGTCGACCTCGCCGTCGTCACGTCCGGCTTCCTGATGCGGGCGGCGGCGGGCGGGCTCGCGCTCGGCATCCCGCTCTCGCGCTGGTTCCTGATCACGACCGGGTTCGGCGCGCTGTTCATGGTGTCGGCCAAGCGCTACTCCGAGGCCGTCCAGATGGCCGGTACAGCGGGCGCCACACGCGCGTTGCTCACCGAGTACACCACCGGCTACCTGCGCTTCGTGTGGCAGCTCGCGGCCGGGGGCGCCGTGCTCGGCTACTGCCTGTGGGCCCTGGAGGGCGGCCACGGACCGCACCCCGGCCTGCTGCCCTGGAGACAGCTGTCCGTCGTCGCCTTCATCCTCGCGATCCTCAGATACGCCGTCTTCGCCGACCGCGGCACGGCGGGCGAGCCCGAGGACGTCGTCCTGCGCGACCGCGCACTCGCCCTCATCGCCCTCACATGGCTCGCCATGTACGGCCTGGCGGTGGCCAAGTGGTAGCAGGGTGCCGTGAACCCACCGGCACGGCACACGCCATCACCCCGATTTCTCGGGGTACCCGCACATCGGTCTTCCGCACGGAGGGCAAGATCCGATCATGGACTGGCTGAAGAGACTCCCCGTCGTCGGGCCGCTCTGGGTGCGCCTGACGGCCACACACGTGTGGCGGTCGTACGAACGGCTGGACCGGGTGAAGTGGACCCGGCTGGCCGCCGCGATGACGTTCACCAGCTTCGTCGCGCTGTTCCCGCTGCTCACCGTGGCCGCCGCGGCGGCCGCCGCCACGCTCAGCACGAAGCAGCAGAACGACCTCCAGAACAAGATCGCCGACCAGGTGCCCGGCATCTCCGAGCAGCTGAACATCGACGACCTGGTGCAGAACGCCGGCACCGTCGGGCTCATCGCAGCCGCCGCCCTGCTGTTCACCGGCATCGGCTGGGCCGGCTCGATGCGCGAGTGTCTGCGCGCGGTGTGGGAGCTGGCCGACGAGGACGAGAACGCGGTCCTGCGCAAGGGCAAGGACCTGGGCATCCTGATCGGGCTCGGCGGCGCCGTCCTTGCCACGCTCGCCATCTCCACCGTCGCCTCCGCACTGGTCGACTGGATCGGCGGTGGACTCGGCCTTCAGGAGGGCGGCGCGGGCCGGGTCCTGCTGCGGATCGCCGCGTTCGCGATCGCCGTACTCGCCGACTTCCTGCTCCTGCTGTACGTCCTGACCCTGCTGCCCGGTGTCGAGCCGGCACGCCGGCGCCTGTTCGTCGCCGCGCTGACCGGGGCGGTCGGCTTCGAGCTGCTGAAGCTGCTGCTGAGCGGCTACATGCAGGGCGTGGCGACGAAGAACATGTACGGCGCGTTCGGCGTCCCCGTCGCCCTGCTGCTGTGGATCAACTTCACGGCCAAGCTGGTGCTGTTCTGCGCCGCCTGGACGGCGACGGGGAGCAAGGAGCGGGAGCTCACGGACGAGACGAGCGACGACGCACCAGATCAGGCAGTGGCCAGCGGCGGTTGACCAGGAACGCGGCGCCCGCGAGCAGCACCAGCAGCCCGCCGGTGATCGCGAGGGCGGTCTCCATGCCGCGGGAGCCGCCGTCGGCCGTGGCGGAGGCGACCGGCTTGGCCGAGGCCCCGGTGTCCCCCGAGCCGCCCCCGGCCTCCCCCGAGGCCTCTGGCTGGGCGCTGGACCGCGCGGTGCCCTTGGGCGGCACCAGCTCACCCACCGGCGCCACCTTGCCGGCCGCCTTGAAGCCCCAGTCGAAGAGCTTCGCGGTCTCCTTGTAGACCTCGTTGTGCTCTTCCTTCGACGGGTTCATGACGGTGACGAGCAGCACCCTGCCGCTCCGCTCGGCGACACCGGTGAAGGTGGCGCCGGCGTTGGTGGTGTTGCCGTTCTTCACACCTGCGATGCCCGGGTACTGCGAGATGTCGTAGTCGCCGCTCAGCAGCCGGTCGGTGTTCTGGATCTCGAAGGACTTGCGGACGGTCTTGCCCTTCTTGTTCTTCTTCGTCTCGCCCGGGAACTTCGCGGTGACCGTCGAGCAGTACTCGCGGAAGTCCTTCTTCTGCAGTCCGGAGCGGGCGAACAGGGTCAGGTCGTAGGCCGAGGAGACCTGGCCGGGGGCGTCGTAGCCGTCGGGGCTGACCACGTGCGTGTCGAGGGCCTGGAGCTCCTCGGCGTGCTCGTTCATCTCCGTGACGGTCTTGGCGACGCCCTTGTTCATCGCCGACAGGACGTGGACGGCGTCGTTGCCGGAGCGAAGGAAGACGCCGAGCCACAGGTCGTGGACCGTGTACGTCTCGCCCTCCTTTATGCCGACCAGGCTGGAGCCGGCACCCATGCCCGCGAGGTCCGAGGGGACGACCTTGTGCTTCTCGGTCTTGGGGAACTTCGGCAGCACGGTGTCCGCGAAGAGCATCTTCATGGTGCTCGCCGGGGGCAGCCGCCAGTGCGCGTTGTGCGAGGCGAGCACATCGCCGGACTCGGCGTCCGTGACGATCCAGGAGCGCGCCGTGATGTCCTTCGGCAGCACCGGGACCCCGCTCGCCAGATTGACCTGTGTGCCGGCCTGGCCGAGCCGCGCGCCGCCCACGCCCGACATCTTCGCCGGGGGAGTGGCCGAGGGGGTGGCGCTCGGTGTGGGGCTTGGGGCCGCGAGAGCGACGGGCGCGGTCAGCGCGAGGGACGACAGGGCGGCGGCGGAGGTGACCAGCAGGGATCGCCCTGCGGTCTTCTTGGGAGCGGACACGCTCAGGAACGTACATGCCGCGGAGTGTGAAGTCCCGCCGGCCTTCCCACCCCGGCCGCCGGACCTGCCGGCGCTTCGCGATACTGGACCCATGAAGCTCAGCCGCCCCGTCTCCTGGTTCCTGCTCGCCTTCGGGGTGTGGAGCTGGATCATCTGGATCACTTTCGTCAAGAACCTCGTCGCGGACGCCAGCGGGCTCGCCTTCGACGACGCGGGCGACCCGACGGCGTACTTCTGGGTGCACCTGCTGCTGGCTGTCGTCTCCTTCGTACTGGGGACGGTCGTCGGGCTGATCGGGTTGCGTGGCATCCGCGCACTGCGCCGGAACTCACAGCCGACCCCCGAGAGTTAGCACTCCGTGGTCATCGTCTTCGCGCTGCTCGCGCTCGCCGTCCTCGTGACGGCCAACTGGTACCTGTGGCGCCGCCTGTTCCGCGACACCACCGGCGGCCCCGGACGGGCCCGCCGGGTGGGCGCGGCGGTCATCGGCGGCGGCTGGGTGCTGGCGGTCGCCGCCCTGGCCGCGGAGCGCACCGGAGCCCCCTTCTGGCTCCAGCGTGCGCTCGCATGGCCCGGTTTCCTGTGGCTGGCGCTGTCGATCTACCTCCTGCTCGCGGTCGTGGCGGGAGAGGCCGTACGACCCCTGCTGCGGCGTTTCCTCGAACGCCGGGACAGGCGCTGTGCGCCGGCCGTGGCCGTCGTGCCGCATCCGGAGCGGGTACCGGCAGGAGCGGCGGCAGACCGGCAGGAGGCCGACGGGGAAGCCGTGAGCTCGCCCGAGGGGCCGACCGGGGACGGACCGGGCCCCCAGGCACCGCGAGAGCTCGCTGCCCCCTCGCGCCGCCTCTTCGTCTCCAGGGCCGTCGCGGGAGCCGCCGCCGCGGCCGCCGTCGGGACCGTCGGCCTCGGCACCTACGGCGTGCTGCGCGGCCCCAGGATCAAGCGCGTCACCGTGCCGCTGGCCAAGCTCCCGCGCGCGGGACACGGCTACCGGATCGCGGTGGTCAGCGACATCCACCTGAGCCCGGTGCTCGGCCGGGGCTTCGCCCAGAAGGTCGTCGACACCATCAACTCCACCCGGCCCGACCTGATCGCGGTCGTCGGCGACCTGGTCGACGGCAGCGTGAAGGACCTCGGCCCGGCGGCGGCCCCCCTCGCCCAGCTGGAGGCGCGGCACGGCTCGTACTTCGTGACCGGCAACCACGAGTACTTCTCCGGCGCCGAGCAGTGGGTCGAGGAGGTACGGCGGCTCGGTCTGCGCCCGCTGGAGAACGACCGTACGGAACTGGCCTGGTTCGACCTCGCCGGTGTCAACGACATCGCGGGCGAGAGCGAGGGCCAGGGTCCCGACTTCACCAAGGCCCTCGGCGACCGGGACACCACGCGTGCGTGCGTGCTCCTCGCCCACCAGCCGGTGCAGATCCACGACGCGGTCGACCACGGCGTCGACCTCCAGCTCTCCGGCCACACCCACGGCGGCCAGCTCTGGCCCGGCAACCTCCTCGCCGCGGCCGCCAACCCGACCGTCGCGGGCCTGGAGCGCTACGGCGACACCCAGCTCTACGTGAGCCGCGGCGCGGGCGCCTGGGGCCCGCCCACGCGCGTGGGCGCCCCGTCGGACATCACGGTGATCGAACTGGCGTCGAAGCAGGCCTGAACGGCGGCCCGCCGGCCGTACGGACCTGGGCCGCGCGCCAGGCTGCTGCACAAGCCTGTGCAGCGGCTCCTGCGGCACCTGTGCGACCAGGACGTGCGGCGCGCGTCTGCGTCCGTCTTCGTACGTCGGCGTGGTCGGTTACGTGATGGTTCGTCGACCATTGGCCGGAGACTCTGTGGGAGTCCTGTGAAACAGGGCTGAAACCCCTTGCGGTAACGTCTTGCCCAACTCGACAAACCCCCCTTCCCCCAGGTGAAACACCTGTGCTTAGGTGATTCGCGCCACTAGGGGGTGGCGTATGCACTGGGACCCGTAGGGGTCCGGGGAGGG
This is a stretch of genomic DNA from Streptomyces sp. NBC_00285. It encodes these proteins:
- a CDS encoding SCO4848 family membrane protein, with protein sequence MKLSRPVSWFLLAFGVWSWIIWITFVKNLVADASGLAFDDAGDPTAYFWVHLLLAVVSFVLGTVVGLIGLRGIRALRRNSQPTPES
- a CDS encoding metallophosphoesterase; protein product: MVIVFALLALAVLVTANWYLWRRLFRDTTGGPGRARRVGAAVIGGGWVLAVAALAAERTGAPFWLQRALAWPGFLWLALSIYLLLAVVAGEAVRPLLRRFLERRDRRCAPAVAVVPHPERVPAGAAADRQEADGEAVSSPEGPTGDGPGPQAPRELAAPSRRLFVSRAVAGAAAAAAVGTVGLGTYGVLRGPRIKRVTVPLAKLPRAGHGYRIAVVSDIHLSPVLGRGFAQKVVDTINSTRPDLIAVVGDLVDGSVKDLGPAAAPLAQLEARHGSYFVTGNHEYFSGAEQWVEEVRRLGLRPLENDRTELAWFDLAGVNDIAGESEGQGPDFTKALGDRDTTRACVLLAHQPVQIHDAVDHGVDLQLSGHTHGGQLWPGNLLAAAANPTVAGLERYGDTQLYVSRGAGAWGPPTRVGAPSDITVIELASKQA
- a CDS encoding phosphatase PAP2 family protein, yielding MDGMDHHILSTLRAHGADPRVAGAARALSWAGEHGALWLAAGLAGAAVDGTRRSAWLRGAALTAGAHVVSMGVKRVVRRPRPAHVEPLVRTAGRYSFPSSHATSAAAAAVAYGTLGAYPVPPLAAAMCVSRLVVGVHHPSDVLAGAALGVLTARIGSRWMTGGILDNRERA
- a CDS encoding YihY/virulence factor BrkB family protein, with translation MDWLKRLPVVGPLWVRLTATHVWRSYERLDRVKWTRLAAAMTFTSFVALFPLLTVAAAAAAATLSTKQQNDLQNKIADQVPGISEQLNIDDLVQNAGTVGLIAAAALLFTGIGWAGSMRECLRAVWELADEDENAVLRKGKDLGILIGLGGAVLATLAISTVASALVDWIGGGLGLQEGGAGRVLLRIAAFAIAVLADFLLLLYVLTLLPGVEPARRRLFVAALTGAVGFELLKLLLSGYMQGVATKNMYGAFGVPVALLLWINFTAKLVLFCAAWTATGSKERELTDETSDDAPDQAVASGG
- a CDS encoding FAD-binding oxidoreductase; amino-acid sequence: MSADTFPVTGWGRTAPTAARLTRPRSYEEAVAAVRGCGARGGIPRGLGRAYGDAAQNAGGAVFDMTGLDRVHAIDADGGTVLCDAGVSLHRLMEVLLPLGWFVPVTPGTRYVTVGGAIGADIHGKNHHVAGSFSRHVLSFELLTADGEIHTVRKGTPLFHATTGGMGLTGMILTATVQLQPVETSLMVVDTERARDLDDLMARLTATDHDYRYSVAWIDLLARGAATGRAVLTRGDHAPLEALERQGLSGTRAMPGPGTPGAGTRARRDPLAFRTPRFPAPPVLVPEGLLNSTSVRLFNEFWYRKAPRARTGRLQRISAFFHPLDGVPHWNRIYGRGGFVQYQFVVGHGQEETLHRIVRRVSAHRCPSFLAVLKQFGDADPGWLSFPVPGWTLALDIPAGLPGLGTLLDELDEEVAAAGGRVYLAKDSRLRPELLAVMYPRLDDFRALRAELDPQGVFTSDLSRRLTL
- a CDS encoding decaprenylphospho-beta-D-erythro-pentofuranosid-2-ulose 2-reductase — its product is MKDAFGIPQSLLILGGTSEIALATARRLVVRRTRAVWLAGRPSPALDAAATELRALGAEVHTIAFDALDPESHEAVLGKVFAEGDIDMVLLAFGILGDQAHDEREPVAAVRVAQTNYTGAVSAGLVSARALQTQGHGSLVVLSSVAGERARRANFIYGSSKAGLDAFTQGLGDALHGTGVHVMVVRPGFVRSRMTAGLPEGPLATTPEAVAVAVELGLRRRSETVWVPGVLRVVMSAVRHVPRGLFRRLAL
- a CDS encoding decaprenyl-phosphate phosphoribosyltransferase translates to MTETAPLANSTRPAVLEQRTPPRRPPAPRPHTLAALLRGLLRTARPKQWAKNVLVAAAPAAAGRLLVPHALTRLALVFVLFTACAVAVYLINDARDAEADRAHPVKRHRPVAAGQVPVPVAYAIGGTLGVLAPLLAARLTSPAVAALLAAYVGMQLAYCLSLKHVLVVDLAVVTSGFLMRAAAGGLALGIPLSRWFLITTGFGALFMVSAKRYSEAVQMAGTAGATRALLTEYTTGYLRFVWQLAAGGAVLGYCLWALEGGHGPHPGLLPWRQLSVVAFILAILRYAVFADRGTAGEPEDVVLRDRALALIALTWLAMYGLAVAKW
- a CDS encoding D-alanyl-D-alanine carboxypeptidase family protein, giving the protein MSAPKKTAGRSLLVTSAAALSSLALTAPVALAAPSPTPSATPSATPPAKMSGVGGARLGQAGTQVNLASGVPVLPKDITARSWIVTDAESGDVLASHNAHWRLPPASTMKMLFADTVLPKFPKTEKHKVVPSDLAGMGAGSSLVGIKEGETYTVHDLWLGVFLRSGNDAVHVLSAMNKGVAKTVTEMNEHAEELQALDTHVVSPDGYDAPGQVSSAYDLTLFARSGLQKKDFREYCSTVTAKFPGETKKNKKGKTVRKSFEIQNTDRLLSGDYDISQYPGIAGVKNGNTTNAGATFTGVAERSGRVLLVTVMNPSKEEHNEVYKETAKLFDWGFKAAGKVAPVGELVPPKGTARSSAQPEASGEAGGGSGDTGASAKPVASATADGGSRGMETALAITGGLLVLLAGAAFLVNRRWPLPDLVRRRSSRP